In a genomic window of Candidatus Omnitrophota bacterium:
- a CDS encoding arginine decarboxylase, pyruvoyl-dependent, translating to MILVPRKNLLVPKKMFFTKGVGTHKMELRSFEAALRDAGIEKCNLVHVSSIFPPECRMISKNEGLKELYPGMITFTVLSRCSSNEPHRLIAASIGCAVPADAHAYGYLSEHHAFGQNEKVAGDFAEDLAVEMLASTLGLEFDEDKSWDENKEIYHLSDKIVRTSNTTQSAVIGPEGNYSTVVAAAVLIF from the coding sequence ATGATACTCGTCCCGCGAAAAAACCTGCTCGTCCCGAAGAAGATGTTCTTCACAAAAGGGGTGGGTACGCATAAGATGGAGTTGAGGAGTTTCGAGGCGGCGTTGCGCGATGCCGGCATAGAGAAATGTAACCTCGTCCATGTCTCCAGCATATTCCCCCCGGAATGCAGGATGATATCGAAGAACGAGGGGCTGAAGGAACTCTACCCCGGCATGATCACCTTTACGGTATTGTCACGGTGTTCTTCCAATGAGCCGCACCGTCTCATCGCGGCGAGCATCGGGTGCGCCGTCCCGGCCGACGCCCACGCTTACGGATATCTCAGCGAGCATCATGCCTTCGGACAGAACGAAAAAGTGGCCGGGGACTTCGCGGAAGACCTGGCCGTTGAAATGCTCGCGTCCACCCTCGGCCTTGAATTCGACGAAGACAAGTCGTGGGATGAGAACAAGGAGATATACCACCTGAGCGATAAGATAGTCCGCACATCCAACACGACGCAGTCGGCCGTCATAGGGCCGGAAGGGAATTACTCCACCGTCGTCGCCGCCGCCGTCCTCATCTTTTAA
- the hypD gene encoding hydrogenase formation protein HypD gives MKYVDEFRDGKLIYAIARKIRGTVDRNRTYRFMDVCGTHTMNIFRFGLREILPSNIELISGPGCPVCVTPNSFLDSAIALAKMKGAVVTTFGDMLRVPGSYSTLEKERAKGCSVRVVYSSTDSLDIARRNPGKEIIFLGVGFETTIPTVAVSILDAKRYGVKNYSVLCGHKTMPEALRELVSDPSVAIDGFILPGHVSAIIGPSPYGFLHRKYKKRCVITGFEPLDILQAILMLVSQRTPGLDIQYTRAIGRDGNRVARKMIAEVFKKTDSAWRGIGTVRNSGLAIRERFAGWDAGKKFDIKIRPVRENKACLCGDVLKGTKTPHECRLFGRVCTPETPVGSCMVSSEGTCAAYFKYRV, from the coding sequence ATGAAATACGTCGATGAGTTCAGGGACGGAAAGCTGATATACGCCATCGCACGGAAGATACGCGGTACGGTGGACCGCAACCGGACATACAGGTTCATGGACGTATGCGGGACGCATACCATGAATATCTTCAGGTTCGGTCTAAGAGAGATCCTGCCCAGTAATATAGAGCTCATATCAGGGCCCGGTTGCCCCGTGTGTGTTACACCTAACTCTTTTTTAGACAGTGCGATCGCTCTTGCGAAGATGAAGGGCGCTGTCGTAACGACGTTCGGTGATATGTTAAGGGTCCCCGGGTCATATTCCACGCTGGAAAAGGAGAGGGCAAAAGGATGCTCTGTCAGGGTGGTCTATTCCAGCACCGATTCCCTCGATATCGCCAGACGGAATCCGGGAAAAGAGATCATCTTTTTAGGAGTGGGTTTTGAGACGACCATCCCGACGGTAGCGGTATCGATACTGGACGCGAAGAGATACGGGGTGAAGAATTACTCCGTCCTTTGCGGGCACAAGACGATGCCGGAGGCCTTACGTGAGCTCGTCAGCGATCCGTCCGTAGCGATAGACGGGTTCATCCTGCCGGGGCATGTGAGCGCCATAATAGGGCCGTCGCCGTACGGTTTTCTGCACCGGAAGTACAAGAAGCGGTGTGTTATAACCGGATTTGAGCCGCTCGATATACTGCAGGCGATACTTATGCTGGTATCGCAAAGGACCCCAGGTTTGGATATACAGTACACCAGGGCCATCGGCAGGGACGGGAACAGGGTCGCCAGAAAAATGATCGCGGAGGTCTTTAAGAAGACAGATTCGGCATGGCGCGGTATCGGGACCGTAAGGAATAGCGGGCTTGCGATACGGGAACGTTTTGCCGGGTGGGATGCGGGGAAAAAGTTCGACATAAAGATAAGGCCGGTAAGAGAGAATAAGGCCTGTTTATGCGGAGATGTCCTTAAAGGAACAAAGACGCCTCACGAGTGTCGATTGTTCGGCAGGGTCTGCACCCCCGAGACGCCGGTAGGCTCTTGCATGGTCTCGAGCGAAGGAACATGCGCGGCGTATTTTAAATACAGGGTATAG
- a CDS encoding O-antigen ligase family protein produces MAETRLDIVFLSLFFIAGIVFLSKPLFSVVSILILVFLAPRAGFLVSTNWKYPLPLGYIFVVFLMAKWFLHLLFVKKKRSEGSPIDKVFPFYVIVSVVAIIVGVINNGDINTMVLETFIYFLAFFIFFMVLDLFDNERCVKVFITGSLICGAMISLYGILLLIFGQSILIEYLTYTSSNYKALLGQFIMNRRTISSYGDPNTLSAQLMVFASIFASLLLMGKYRSTGKILLFAGLILTVLCIYFASSRASLMGLFVLSMILAMTRVKKLWFYVPILTISYFIFLEPIRKYYEHRIYTTGITSDMRITYLKLFLDLFVRYPFGVGFGCNIDEKWNIIPAGNVWLGFNSFYIHIFSRIGIQGVVLFCLMLFLIIKYLFTGLRYIKDVNTRYYVFGAACGIIVQQFNFIANNVYHVPGGMLNFWIMCGMLTIIINRSRSRDNTAS; encoded by the coding sequence ATGGCAGAGACCAGATTAGACATTGTTTTTCTGTCGCTTTTTTTCATAGCAGGGATCGTATTCCTGTCGAAGCCGCTCTTCTCCGTCGTCTCTATACTCATACTGGTATTCCTCGCACCGCGGGCAGGTTTCCTCGTCTCCACCAACTGGAAGTATCCTCTCCCCCTGGGGTACATATTCGTCGTATTCCTGATGGCCAAATGGTTCCTGCATCTCCTCTTTGTAAAGAAGAAAAGATCGGAAGGAAGCCCTATAGATAAGGTATTCCCTTTCTATGTGATAGTATCGGTCGTTGCTATAATCGTCGGCGTGATCAATAACGGCGATATCAACACAATGGTCCTCGAGACATTCATATATTTCCTGGCATTCTTCATCTTCTTCATGGTCCTGGATCTATTCGACAATGAACGGTGCGTAAAGGTATTCATCACAGGCAGCCTGATATGCGGTGCGATGATCTCCCTGTACGGGATACTCTTATTGATATTCGGCCAGTCCATCCTTATAGAGTATCTGACTTATACGTCGAGCAACTACAAGGCGCTCCTGGGGCAATTTATCATGAACAGGCGGACCATATCGAGCTACGGAGACCCCAATACCCTGAGCGCGCAGCTCATGGTCTTCGCAAGCATATTCGCCAGCCTGCTCCTCATGGGTAAATACAGGTCAACGGGTAAGATCCTCCTCTTCGCAGGGCTCATCCTGACGGTCCTCTGCATCTATTTTGCCAGTTCCAGGGCATCGCTCATGGGGTTGTTCGTCCTCTCTATGATACTGGCCATGACGAGGGTGAAGAAGCTGTGGTTCTATGTCCCCATACTCACCATAAGCTACTTCATATTCCTGGAACCGATACGGAAATATTACGAGCACCGCATATATACGACCGGCATAACGTCGGATATGCGTATCACCTATTTAAAGCTTTTTCTGGACCTCTTCGTGCGTTATCCTTTCGGCGTGGGCTTCGGATGCAACATAGACGAGAAGTGGAACATAATCCCGGCCGGTAACGTATGGCTGGGCTTCAATAGCTTCTATATACACATATTTTCGAGGATAGGGATACAGGGGGTGGTCCTCTTCTGCCTGATGCTGTTTCTTATCATAAAATATCTCTTCACCGGCCTCAGGTACATAAAAGATGTCAATACGAGATACTACGTCTTCGGCGCCGCGTGCGGCATCATAGTGCAGCAGTTCAACTTCATCGCCAATAATGTCTATCACGTGCCGGGCGGTATGCTCAATTTCTGGATAATGTGCGGCATGCTGACGATCATCATAAACAGGTCTAGATCCCGGGACAATACGGCATCGTAA
- a CDS encoding NIL domain-containing protein — protein sequence MVSKRIVLTFPHDLLDKPIVYKLVKEYDLVFNILQARITPKEEGLMVLELTGKKENYAEGVKYLTGLGVKIQPLSQDVTRNDSRCTHCGACITVCPTAALYVDKKTMKVIFDSEKCIACELCVRACPPRAMTVKF from the coding sequence ATGGTATCGAAGAGAATAGTCCTGACGTTTCCTCATGATCTCTTGGATAAACCTATAGTGTACAAGCTGGTCAAGGAATATGACCTGGTCTTCAATATACTCCAGGCCAGGATAACCCCCAAGGAAGAGGGGCTCATGGTCCTTGAACTTACCGGCAAGAAAGAGAATTACGCCGAAGGTGTGAAGTATCTTACCGGGCTCGGCGTGAAGATCCAGCCGCTGAGCCAGGATGTGACGAGGAATGACTCTAGGTGCACACATTGCGGCGCATGTATCACCGTATGTCCTACAGCCGCTCTATACGTTGACAAGAAGACGATGAAGGTCATCTTTGACAGCGAGAAGTGCATCGCCTGCGAATTGTGCGTGAGGGCGTGCCCCCCGCGCGCAATGACCGTAAAATTTTGA
- a CDS encoding HypC/HybG/HupF family hydrogenase formation chaperone — protein sequence MCLGIPMKVVRIDGDDGVVETGGLRRKANLSLIKGLKAGDYVILHAGFAIEKLKTGEAKKTLKLLRSI from the coding sequence ATGTGTTTAGGCATCCCGATGAAAGTGGTCAGGATAGACGGCGATGACGGTGTGGTCGAAACCGGCGGGCTCAGGCGTAAAGCTAATCTCTCCCTGATAAAAGGCCTGAAGGCGGGGGATTACGTCATACTGCATGCCGGTTTTGCGATCGAGAAGCTCAAGACCGGTGAGGCCAAAAAGACGCTCAAGCTGCTCCGGAGCATATGA
- a CDS encoding zinc metalloprotease HtpX: MWTLKIRMYLLVAVLFAIVYAVVSMVGYHLGVTNFYFYLVLSLVMMLVQYMIGPKIVEWSMRVKYVKESEYPELHSMVRGLAGAAGIPAPRIGIAQMALPNAFAFGRSLKDGRICVTEGIIGLLNKEELRAVLGHEMSHLKNRDVLTITILSVIPMILYRIAWQFLFYGDRRDRGQSSAAVVGLIAFAFYFLTNLLVLYASRIREYFADKGSVDLGNSPSWLASALYKLVYGSARMPREAIKDAEGLKAFFANDPSRALKEFKDLRELDLDKSGTISVNELEMLRSKNVKMHFGDTLFELLSTHPNMLKRIKRLSELQGS; this comes from the coding sequence ATGTGGACGTTAAAGATAAGGATGTATCTCTTGGTCGCGGTCCTATTCGCAATAGTATACGCCGTCGTGTCGATGGTGGGTTATCACCTGGGTGTTACCAATTTTTACTTCTACCTGGTCCTGTCGCTGGTCATGATGCTGGTCCAGTATATGATAGGGCCGAAGATCGTCGAATGGTCTATGCGCGTGAAGTATGTAAAAGAGAGCGAATACCCGGAACTTCACAGTATGGTGAGGGGGCTCGCCGGCGCGGCCGGTATCCCGGCACCGAGGATCGGCATAGCCCAGATGGCGCTTCCGAACGCATTCGCTTTCGGTAGGTCTCTGAAGGACGGCAGGATATGCGTTACGGAAGGCATAATAGGGCTCCTGAACAAAGAAGAGCTGAGGGCTGTCCTGGGCCACGAGATGAGCCATCTCAAGAACAGGGATGTCCTGACGATAACCATCCTGTCGGTCATCCCGATGATACTGTACAGGATAGCCTGGCAGTTCCTTTTCTACGGCGACAGGCGCGACCGCGGCCAGTCCTCGGCGGCCGTCGTGGGGCTCATAGCGTTCGCGTTCTATTTCCTTACCAATCTTCTGGTGCTATATGCCTCCAGGATACGTGAATATTTCGCGGATAAGGGATCGGTCGACCTGGGGAACAGCCCTTCATGGCTTGCCTCCGCTCTATATAAGCTCGTCTACGGCTCCGCCAGGATGCCGAGAGAGGCGATAAAGGACGCGGAGGGGCTGAAGGCGTTCTTCGCAAACGACCCTTCGCGGGCGCTCAAGGAGTTCAAGGACCTGCGCGAGCTGGACCTGGATAAGAGCGGCACCATATCCGTCAACGAGCTGGAGATGCTGCGGTCAAAGAACGTAAAGATGCACTTCGGCGATACTCTCTTCGAACTCCTGAGCACTCATCCGAATATGCTTAAGAGGATAAAGCGTCTCAGCGAACTCCAGGGCTCTTAG
- the hypE gene encoding hydrogenase expression/formation protein HypE: MKKEKSEKIMLAHGSGGKLMHQLIDSLFIKELDNDILREKMDSAVVAIGGKEIAFTTDSYVVDPIFFPGGDIGSLAVYGTVNDLSVCGARPLFISLSLIIEEGLDRCALENVTHSIKTAARIAGVRIVTGDTKVVERGSCDRLFINTSGIGEIYYKGLSAGSIRPGDLVLVTGPVGDHAIAILSKREGMEFGSSVKSDSAPLNGLIRKLLKVSSNVRFMRDPTRGGLATTLNEISNGRPFGIVLDEKALPVREATREACELLGFDPLYLACEGRAVLVISGTDAAGALSVIRRDTLGRGAAIIGRIVGEHKGKVVLKTAAGGTRIVGMLSGEQLPRIC, from the coding sequence ATGAAAAAAGAAAAAAGCGAAAAGATAATGCTGGCGCATGGGAGCGGGGGAAAACTGATGCATCAGCTGATAGATTCTCTCTTCATCAAAGAGCTCGATAATGATATCCTGCGGGAGAAGATGGATTCCGCGGTAGTTGCTATCGGCGGTAAAGAGATCGCTTTCACCACCGATTCATATGTAGTGGACCCTATCTTCTTTCCCGGAGGAGATATAGGCAGCCTGGCAGTCTACGGCACGGTGAACGACCTCTCCGTATGCGGCGCGCGGCCGCTCTTCATCTCTCTTTCTCTTATTATCGAAGAGGGGTTGGACAGATGCGCGCTGGAAAACGTAACACATTCCATAAAGACCGCTGCCCGGATCGCGGGCGTCCGGATAGTGACGGGAGATACGAAAGTGGTGGAGAGGGGGTCATGTGACAGACTTTTTATCAATACCAGCGGTATAGGAGAAATATATTATAAAGGACTGTCGGCCGGCTCCATAAGGCCCGGAGATCTCGTGCTTGTGACCGGCCCTGTAGGGGATCACGCCATAGCTATCCTGTCGAAGAGGGAAGGGATGGAATTCGGCTCGAGCGTAAAAAGCGACTCGGCCCCGCTGAACGGCCTTATACGAAAATTGTTGAAGGTATCATCAAATGTCAGGTTTATGAGGGATCCCACGCGGGGCGGTCTTGCCACCACGTTGAATGAAATATCAAACGGGCGCCCGTTCGGTATCGTGCTGGATGAAAAGGCCCTGCCTGTACGCGAAGCGACGAGAGAAGCATGCGAACTTCTGGGATTTGACCCCCTGTACCTGGCCTGCGAAGGGCGCGCGGTTTTGGTGATCTCCGGGACCGACGCAGCGGGGGCATTGAGCGTGATCAGGAGAGATACCCTGGGAAGGGGTGCCGCGATCATAGGCAGGATCGTCGGAGAGCATAAAGGCAAGGTTGTCCTGAAGACCGCCGCCGGCGGGACCCGTATAGTCGGCATGCTTTCCGGCGAACAGCTGCCGAGGATCTGTTGA
- a CDS encoding UPF0280 family protein, giving the protein MYKPRAYRKWVKSDDLVSFEVIEKETDLLISADRDLASQARESVLNYRGDIEEYIESDPSFYASLEPVDVKNGACGIIRTMADAARRAGVGPMAAIAGAIAEFVGKDLLRYSGQVIVENGGDIFIRTDRPRIAGIYAGEDSPFTGKLAVEIRTGEKGLGVCTSSGTVSHSLSFGRADAALIISENTALADAVATAAGNAVKSEEDIGRGVELARSIEGVRGVLILAGSKMGSWGEIKLV; this is encoded by the coding sequence ATGTATAAACCGAGAGCATACAGAAAGTGGGTTAAGAGCGATGACCTCGTATCTTTTGAGGTGATAGAGAAAGAGACGGACCTCCTGATCTCTGCCGACAGGGACCTGGCATCCCAGGCTCGGGAGTCGGTGCTTAACTATCGAGGCGATATCGAAGAGTATATAGAAAGCGATCCGTCGTTTTACGCTTCACTGGAACCGGTCGATGTAAAGAACGGCGCGTGCGGGATAATCAGGACGATGGCCGATGCGGCCCGCAGGGCGGGCGTCGGCCCCATGGCAGCGATAGCAGGCGCCATAGCTGAATTTGTCGGAAAGGACTTGCTTAGATATTCGGGACAGGTTATAGTAGAGAACGGCGGCGATATATTTATCAGGACAGACAGGCCGCGAATAGCGGGCATATATGCCGGCGAAGATTCGCCGTTTACCGGGAAGCTGGCAGTCGAGATACGGACCGGTGAAAAAGGGCTGGGTGTCTGCACGTCAAGCGGGACCGTAAGCCATTCCTTAAGCTTCGGCAGGGCCGATGCCGCGCTTATAATATCGGAGAATACCGCGCTTGCCGACGCGGTAGCTACGGCCGCGGGCAACGCGGTGAAGAGCGAAGAGGATATCGGAAGAGGGGTAGAATTGGCCAGGTCGATAGAAGGGGTGCGCGGTGTCCTGATCCTGGCAGGAAGCAAAATGGGAAGCTGGGGAGAGATAAAACTCGTATAA
- a CDS encoding FkbM family methyltransferase: MRHLTVIKILHKIATLANIMALYRTWHLVILDRFNCLNGIITHTLRDGTRYLTKAKKDDTGKINSIYIEKEYSECLKYVRDRGVVIDIGAHIGVFSVFIERSAKGVTVYSYEPCRENFDLLEKNVRLNGLCDSIRVFNAGLSGTGGRRELFLDPVNDGAHSIIERKDLSVIIDTVSLKDIFDENGIERCDFLKMDCEGAEYETLYNTPGEYLDRIGAISMEYHDNGDIGDLIKFLERNGFIIGPRRAETALLHAHKDMPPRRS; the protein is encoded by the coding sequence ATGAGGCATCTGACGGTGATAAAGATCCTGCATAAGATAGCGACGCTGGCCAATATCATGGCCCTGTACAGGACCTGGCACCTTGTCATCCTGGATAGATTCAACTGCCTGAACGGTATCATCACGCACACGCTGAGGGACGGCACACGTTACCTCACCAAAGCAAAAAAAGACGACACCGGGAAGATAAATTCCATATATATAGAAAAAGAATATAGTGAGTGCCTGAAATATGTCCGGGACCGCGGAGTGGTGATAGATATCGGGGCGCATATCGGGGTCTTCTCTGTCTTCATAGAGAGATCGGCTAAAGGCGTCACAGTTTACAGCTACGAACCGTGCCGTGAAAATTTCGACCTGCTCGAGAAGAACGTGCGGTTGAACGGGTTGTGTGACAGCATCAGGGTATTCAACGCGGGCCTGAGCGGCACGGGAGGACGGAGGGAACTTTTTCTCGATCCGGTCAACGACGGTGCGCATTCCATCATTGAAAGGAAGGATCTCTCTGTCATCATAGATACGGTCTCCCTGAAAGATATATTCGATGAGAACGGCATTGAGCGGTGCGACTTTTTAAAGATGGACTGTGAAGGGGCGGAGTACGAAACGCTCTACAACACGCCGGGAGAATATCTTGACAGGATAGGGGCCATATCCATGGAATACCACGACAACGGAGATATCGGAGATCTTATAAAATTCCTGGAACGTAACGGGTTTATCATCGGCCCCAGACGGGCAGAGACCGCATTACTGCACGCGCATAAGGATATGCCGCCGCGCAGATCATGA
- a CDS encoding glycosyltransferase family 2 protein, whose amino-acid sequence MAKVSALLITQNNESTIEACLESVRWVDEIIVVDALSKDRTPEIAGRYTDKVISRPWKGFYDQRVFSLLKATCEFVLIIDADETLDPEACNEVKRIINSRDTLEGYYLTSFIYFMGRPLYYAQLPHAVLRLFRREAGFVLNKPGRRGHEGYLVHGRTGFLKGRIRHYTANTIAERVVKTDRWSTFWAEERAEWKTRPPSAYTAMYAAARSLFGNFLIRQGFRDGFPGFVWCALRALENFLKYAKLWEAYEASDGDKDPA is encoded by the coding sequence ATGGCAAAGGTATCGGCATTACTTATCACCCAGAATAACGAATCTACCATAGAGGCGTGCCTGGAGTCGGTGCGATGGGTCGATGAGATCATAGTGGTCGACGCGCTGAGCAAAGACAGGACGCCGGAGATAGCCGGGCGCTACACCGACAAGGTCATCTCGCGGCCCTGGAAAGGATTTTATGACCAGCGTGTCTTCTCGCTGCTCAAGGCAACATGTGAATTCGTCCTCATCATAGATGCCGACGAGACGCTTGACCCCGAAGCGTGCAATGAGGTGAAGAGGATAATAAACTCCCGGGATACACTCGAGGGTTACTATCTCACAAGTTTCATCTATTTCATGGGGAGGCCTCTCTACTATGCTCAACTGCCGCACGCTGTCCTGCGCCTCTTCAGGAGAGAGGCGGGTTTCGTACTGAATAAGCCGGGGAGGCGCGGCCATGAGGGATATCTGGTGCACGGCAGGACAGGTTTCCTGAAAGGCAGGATACGCCATTATACGGCAAACACGATAGCGGAACGCGTTGTCAAGACCGACAGGTGGTCGACGTTCTGGGCCGAGGAGAGGGCGGAATGGAAAACGCGCCCGCCGTCGGCATATACTGCCATGTACGCTGCCGCCAGGAGTCTTTTCGGGAATTTCCTGATCAGGCAGGGGTTCCGGGACGGTTTCCCCGGTTTTGTATGGTGTGCCCTGAGGGCGCTTGAAAATTTTCTCAAATACGCCAAGCTCTGGGAGGCATATGAGGCATCTGACGGTGATAAAGATCCTGCATAA
- the speB gene encoding agmatinase: MDDKDIMMTPSETKPAGNFAGIDGEYGSFKKAKAVIVQVPYDRTVTYIKGTKDGPAAIISASQYMELFDDELNQETFRIGINTMSPLEVESLAPEAVIEKVYLTTQELLKAGKFPVILGGEHSISSGAVKAMKEAYPNISVLHLDAHYDMRDELKGSKFNHGCIARRISEICPIVQAGVRSLSKEEKDFLTGQTASGRVKTFDVYDILDTPMWKDRVSGSLTENVYITIDLDVFDPSLMPAVGTPEPGGIGWYEMLDLLREISKDKKIAGFDVVELCPISGQVASDFLAAKLIYRILGYIFSNKK, translated from the coding sequence ATGGATGATAAAGATATAATGATGACACCGTCTGAGACAAAGCCGGCCGGGAACTTCGCAGGGATCGACGGAGAGTACGGCAGTTTCAAGAAGGCCAAGGCGGTTATCGTACAGGTGCCGTACGACAGGACGGTTACTTACATCAAGGGCACGAAAGACGGGCCCGCCGCCATAATAAGCGCCTCTCAATATATGGAACTCTTCGACGATGAACTTAATCAGGAGACGTTCAGGATCGGTATAAATACAATGAGCCCGCTGGAGGTGGAGAGCCTTGCCCCGGAGGCCGTGATAGAAAAGGTATATCTGACGACCCAGGAGCTTCTGAAGGCCGGCAAATTTCCGGTGATATTGGGGGGAGAGCATTCGATATCCAGCGGAGCCGTAAAGGCGATGAAAGAGGCATATCCCAATATTTCGGTCCTTCATCTCGACGCGCATTATGATATGAGGGACGAATTAAAAGGCTCTAAGTTCAACCACGGCTGTATCGCACGCAGGATCTCCGAGATATGTCCTATCGTGCAGGCGGGGGTGCGCAGCCTATCCAAGGAAGAGAAGGATTTCCTGACCGGCCAGACGGCCAGCGGCAGGGTGAAGACGTTCGATGTATATGACATACTCGATACGCCGATGTGGAAAGACAGGGTGTCCGGCAGCCTCACCGAGAACGTCTATATCACCATAGACCTGGACGTCTTCGATCCCTCGCTCATGCCGGCCGTGGGGACGCCGGAGCCGGGCGGTATAGGTTGGTATGAGATGCTTGATCTTTTACGCGAGATATCGAAAGACAAGAAGATAGCCGGTTTCGATGTGGTGGAGCTTTGCCCGATAAGCGGTCAGGTCGCGTCCGATTTCCTCGCGGCGAAGCTCATCTACAGGATCCTGGGCTACATATTCTCCAATAAGAAATGA
- a CDS encoding O-antigen ligase family protein → MAETRLDIVLLAFFLVGGIVFFTKPWFSMIFLLIFVFLAPRAGFLVSMNWKYPLPLGYMFVLFLMARWSLSLLFVKRRRSAGSPIGGVFPFYIIASVLAIAIGVINGGDLNTMALETFIYFLAFFIFFMVLDLFDNERCVKVFITGSLICGALISLYGILLLVFGQSILVEYVTYNSSSYKALLGQFIANRRTISSYGDPNTLGAQLMVFASIFASLLLMGKYRPASRILIFIGLVLTVLCIYFASSRASLLGLFVLSVILAMTRVKKLWFYVPIFAVSYFIFLEPIRKYYEHRIYTTGITSDMRITYLKLFLDLFVRYPFGVGFGCNIDPEWRIIPANNIWVGFNSFYIHLLSRVGIQGLAIFCFMLFLIIKYLFTGLRYIEDNNTRYYVFGAACGIIVQQFNFLANNVYHVPGGMLNFWIMCGMLTVMVNRCRYKEERIS, encoded by the coding sequence ATGGCAGAGACCAGGCTCGATATAGTTTTGCTCGCCTTTTTTCTCGTAGGCGGGATCGTCTTTTTTACGAAGCCGTGGTTTTCGATGATATTTTTGCTCATCTTTGTATTCCTAGCACCGCGGGCAGGTTTCCTCGTATCCATGAACTGGAAATACCCTCTTCCCCTGGGGTACATGTTCGTCTTATTCCTTATGGCCAGATGGTCGTTGTCTTTGTTATTTGTAAAGAGAAGACGATCGGCCGGAAGCCCCATCGGCGGCGTATTTCCCTTTTATATCATCGCATCGGTCCTGGCAATAGCGATAGGCGTAATAAACGGCGGCGATCTGAATACGATGGCTCTCGAGACATTCATATATTTCCTGGCATTCTTCATCTTCTTCATGGTCCTGGACCTGTTTGACAATGAACGGTGCGTAAAGGTATTCATCACAGGCAGCCTGATATGCGGGGCCCTCATCTCCCTGTACGGGATACTGTTACTGGTATTCGGGCAGTCCATCCTGGTAGAGTATGTGACGTATAATTCAAGCAGCTATAAAGCGTTATTGGGGCAGTTTATAGCTAACAGGCGGACCATATCGAGCTACGGAGACCCCAATACCCTGGGCGCGCAGCTCATGGTCTTCGCAAGCATATTCGCCAGCCTGCTCCTGATGGGTAAATACCGGCCCGCCAGCAGGATACTCATATTCATAGGGCTGGTCCTGACGGTCCTCTGCATCTATTTTGCCAGTTCCAGGGCATCGCTTCTGGGGCTCTTCGTGCTTTCGGTCATACTGGCCATGACGAGGGTAAAAAAATTATGGTTCTACGTTCCCATATTTGCGGTAAGCTACTTCATATTCCTGGAACCGATACGGAAATATTACGAACACCGTATATATACGACCGGCATAACGTCGGATATGCGTATCACCTATTTAAAGCTTTTTCTGGACCTCTTCGTGCGTTATCCTTTCGGCGTGGGCTTCGGATGCAACATAGACCCGGAGTGGAGAATAATCCCGGCAAATAACATATGGGTGGGTTTCAACAGCTTCTACATCCATCTATTGTCCAGGGTGGGGATACAGGGCCTGGCCATATTCTGCTTTATGCTGTTCCTTATCATAAAATATCTCTTCACCGGCCTCAGGTACATAGAAGATAACAATACCAGGTACTACGTCTTCGGCGCCGCGTGCGGCATCATAGTGCAGCAGTTCAACTTCCTCGCAAATAACGTCTATCACGTGCCGGGCGGTATGCTCAATTTCTGGATAATGTGCGGCATGCTGACGGTTATGGTCAACAGGTGCAGGTATAAAGAGGAGCGTATATCATGA